GatttaacaatatgttttttatttgacattcaTAATTAGTATCATAATACGCATACATACACTGTATGTCTAAAAAAgaatttgtacatatttaaaacataatacttgAAACCAACATGCTTTAAAATCCCAATCTAAAGTATAGTACTTTTATTCATACGTATTTGTAATTGGTCACGTGGAATCCTGCTGCTTTCAACAGCTATCGCGCTTAAAGATCTTCTTTTCGAGAAAAATATGGGGAAATTGCGACTGATGTCATATGCAAGTATGAAATTTTGATTTAGGCGACAAGGTTTTTACGCGAAACTCATATTTATCTTTTCGCTTACGCAACTTTAGGTCGTAttctaaaatattgataatttcaaTTCGTTAAAGAAAATCAACCTACAAGTCAATAAgacagatttgttttaaaagacaCATACTATTGGCTTTATTATTTGTGGGGACATTTACCTGGATCAAATGAAAAAAGGACGGACGTTGAAATCGGCTTACATTGCAAAAACGCCTGCTTTCAAACAGACTTGTCATAACGAATGCCAAGGAACCCAATGTATGCAAGGGCCTGTTGTacattgttatttgataagctTCGTTAGTTAGAGCCGTAGCTGCAATCTATTTGACTAGTTGCCCTGTGTCAAGTCTGTTTAAAACCGTAccctaaatattaaaaatcagcTCGGCTTACGGATTTGTTTCTCTGTTGAACGACATAGAGCACTTGTAAACTATCACGAAGTTTTGGAGTAAATAGATAGGAAAgttttgtatgttaaaatagtaattcaaataacaaaataaatgttttttttgcaacaGATCTACTGTTCGTGAACCTGTTTGAttgacaatgtttattattgtgCACATTTTCGTTTGTGTGCTATTCTTATAACGGTGTGCATACAAGAATATTGATAGTGCTGAATAAGGTAAATGTACTTTGCTGCATTTGTCGTTGTTCTTATAGAGAcacattggaaaatattttgttttaagcatGTCTATGTCCCACAGAATGTGTCATAGACGATCTTATAAATCAACACCTGTCTTAAGTATTTGTTGAGACAATGACCTTTCATCTGCTAAAAAACATGACAAGCTTGCAACTAGCGCAGCAAactcttttttgtattttacagttttatagCAGCAAATGAGGTTATCGATGTGTAacctttttcttttacagcGGATTCAGCCGATAAAAAATAGTTCGAGAAATAATGGTGTATGCAGGGATAATAACCCCCGTTTCGCTTGTGTTCATGAACCACTTGTACGTGCAAAGTGCTGGAAACCTCGCAAACAAGTGCGAATCATATTTCAGAAACAACTAAGTCCTTTtcgaaaaatgtttcaatttattaaaacattttacaaaagattatgtttttatttcagataaaaacTGTCTTGAGAAAGTGGAAGGTCCGTTGTTCAAAATATGGTCGACATTTCATCAATACTCTGGAAAAGAGCAGCAAAgggattataaatacatttattggtAATACAAGGCTAAGTACGAccataaacatacatttactTTGGCAACacttttttacacaaaataaacatggaAAATAGCAAGAATTACATTTTACTTCAGTCATTTtcgttatttcattttattcaacagTGGTCATTTAAGATGgtctataataaaaaaaatatggaacaaGATATAATAATAACACTTAATAAAACGGGAATATTAACTATACAGTATTATCATTTGGCCGAAGAAATAATTAAGAAATCTGACTAATTTAATGACCAAATCTTTTTTAGCAAAGGTTTGTTCATTCTGAAGTTATAAGGATAGATAACGGACAATCAAGGATGCATATGACGGACAGAGAAAGAAAGAGTTTCGTCAAATTGAattactatataatgtatacacgAATGCATATTCAAAGtacaaatgtaaatgattttcaaaatgtaaaatatttactttttcctTTCGTATATCGTCCGTATCCACCTCCGTATCCGCCTCCGTATCCGCCTCCGTAGCCCCCTAATCCGCCACCGTAGCCTCCGTACAAACCCCCGTAGCCCCCGCCTCCGTACATGCCTCCGCCTCCGTACATGCCGTAGCCGCCACCTAGTCCACCGTATCCGCCACCGTAGCCTCCGTACATACCACCGAGGCCTCCGTATCCGCCTCCGTAGCCCCCTCCGTATCCGCTTCCATATCCACCTCCATATCCGCCTCCGTATCCGCCACCGTAGCCTCCGTACAAACCGCCGTAGCCTCCGCCTCCGTACAAACCGCCGTAGCCTCCGCCTCCGTAGCCTCCGCCTCCGTACAAACCGCCGTAGCTTCCGCCTCCGTATCCTCTACCTCCACCATAATATGGAGGAGTGGCCAATGCTGCGCACAGTAGTGCTGCTGCTAGGATTACAGATTTCATCATCCTGGAAATTTTATAGAAAGAAACTTATGAAAAGTGAAGGGGTTGtgttattgacatttaaaattataacatatttataatcgAAAGTATCGAGTTTGTTGAAcgaataatgaaatatataatagcATTTGATGAAATTGGCTTATAAGTTATAAAAACgttatcaaacaaaatgcaatcaATTTCTAACTTACATCAAACCTATTTAGACAATGTGAAGCAACGTAATACTCTGCTTGAAAGTATTGCTTGTGAATTAATAACACCTTATTAGTTGCATTCCTATTAGTTTGAAATGTATGTAACCTGCCCAAACCGAGACTATCGTAAGCTACGTTACCAATATTTGAATACTTGTACAATTGTTCAACTACAAATGCTATCTTAAcggcacatttctttcaaatggaaatattgtTTTCGAAGGATAAAATAGAAGAAACCGATGGTTTCAATAAGGACGAACGTATCCGTTTAAGgaaacatttcaatgaaatagatGTTCCTCTAGTTTACTTTTTTTTCCACAACCGTGAGGACAAAATCAACCTTAAATAGAAGAGCATCaatatattgttgaaaaactcatgtttaaatgaagtttaaataaaaatgagaaaaaaaggtTCATCAAATGAACCTATTTCTGACGTACATTTACAACCTGAGCACATGTGACAAAATAACTTACTTGGTGAACGAAAGGTGAAACGGTTTGTATTCGCTTTCTGAAAATCACACCTCTTATATAGCAACAATCTAGGGCATTTACTTGCATCTCTTTTTTATCATGATTGATTTTGATTAGAATAAACATTGGTGATCTATCGATAGCAGTTAATCGATCGACTTGAAGATGACTTTGCTTTACCAAATTTAAAGTTAGTGTTATTTGCATAACTTTAAATTATCACCGATATCCTTCTGTTACTTTAGTGGCTAATAAAATGTCTATTGGTATGTGTACTTTAAGAATTAAACGTAAAGCTTTGCATTTAATGTGTATGCACAAGTTCATTTGAAATTCATTAGTGTTCGTTATTTACGGGCATCCCCATTACCATTGACAGTTACAATTGAGGGGTGACGGTTATCATTGACCACTCATTTAAGAATGACAGTTACAAATGGCCACTCATAAAGGGATGCCATTGATCACTCATTAAGGGGCTACATTTTCCATTGACCactaattaaagctgcactctcacagattgatcgttttttacaagttttttttttattttttgtcttggaacgagccaatttttgcgaaaacccatgaaaaccagttatattaggcttctgacaaaaaattagatcgcagatttttatatttaggttcaaaaattgatgttttatgattttttcttaaaccgttagtaacggtttaagccataaaacattgattttcgaacggtaatataaatatctacgatctgattttttgacAGCAATtttgtatcattggtttgcagatattcacgcaaaaaatgctctttccaagacaaaaaataaaaaaagttgtaaaagtggtgtatctgtgagggtgcagctttaaaggatatCAGTTACTATTGATCATTCATTAAGAAGTAACAGTTACCATTGACCACTCATTAAGGTGTATCAGTTACCATTGACCACTCACTAAGGGGTATCAGTTACCATTGAACACTCATTAAGAGGTGACAGTTACCATTGACCACTCATTAAGAGGTGACAGTTACCATGACCACTCATTAAAAGGTGACAGTTACCATTGACCACTCATTAAGAGGTGACAGTTACCATTGACCACTCATTAAGAGTTAACAGTTACCATTGACCACTCATTAAGAGGTAACAGTTACCATTGACCACTCATTAAGAGGTAACAGTTACCATTGACCACTCATTAAGAGGTAACAGTTACCATTGACCACTCATTAAAAGGTGACAGTTACCATTGACCACTCATTAAGAGGTGACAGTTACCATTGACCACTCATTAAGGGGTGACAGTTACCATTGACCACTCATTAAGGGGTATCAGTTACCATTGACCACTCATTAAGAGGTAACAGTTACCATTGACCACTCATTAAGAGGTAACAGTTACCATTGACCACTCATTAAGGGGGCTTAGCTATCATTGACCACTTCAAGAGGTAACAGTTACCATTGACCACTCATTAAGAGGTAACAGTTACCATTGAACACTTATTAAGAGGTAACAGTTACCATTGACCACTCATTAAGAGGTAACAGTTACCATTGACCACTCATTAAGGGGTATCAGTTACCATTGACCACATCAAGAGGTAACAGTTACCATTGACCACTCATTAAGAGCTAACAGTTACCATTGAACACTTATTAAGAGGTATCAGTTACCCTTGGCCACTCATTAAGAGGTAACAGTTACCATTGACCACTCATTAACGGGTATCAGTTACAATGACCACTCATTAAGAGGTAACAGTTACCATTGACCACTCATTAAGAGGTAACAGTTACCATTGACCACTCATTAAGAGCTGACAGTTACCATTGACCAGTCATTAAGGGATAACAATAATTATCGGCCACTCATTAGGGAATACAGTAAATATTGAACACTGAAATAGGAGTAACAGTAAATATTGACCACTCATTTAGGGGTAGTGGTAAATATTGACCACTCATTTAGGGGTAACAGTAAATACTGAACACTCATTAAgggataaaaataaatattggcaACTCATTTAGGGAATACAGTAAATATTGACCACTTATTAAGGGATAACAGTAAATTTTGACCACTCATTAAGGGatgaaagtaaatattgacCACACATTTATGAGTTACAGTAAATATTGACCACTCATTTAAGGGTAACAGTAACTATTGAACACTTATTAAgggataaaaacaattattggcAACTTATTTAGGGAATACAGTAAATATTGACCACTCATTTAGGGGTAACAGTCAATATTGACCACTCATTTAGGGGTGACAGTAAATATTGACCACTCACCGATTGGTAAATATTTGAGGGGTGACAGTTATTATAGATTTTGATTGTGTAGCCTTTCAACAGCAAAAAAGTACTTGTAAATGCTCTAGTAACTTCCTACGTTGCACATTTTGTTACTACACTAAATTCGCGTTTACAAACATACTTCAGATTAAATGTATTCTACATCATTGTGATTacccaaattttattttgattaccTTTCTTAAAAGGCAATAACTTACGGACCAACAGGTTATTTAAGCCTATAGAAAAAGTACAATGTTCAACATCACGTTTATTGCAGTCACTTACATTATCTTTGTGATAGGATAGCTTATAGAGTACTTCAAGGCTCAATTAATTTGATTGACTGTCTTGTGGCCCTTCATGTCAGGTATTAGTGTGTCTCTTAAAAgctttttacaaatttacaatTGATCAATTCTTACATGGTATAATAACAGTTTCGCTCGTTTTTTGTTTTCCTACA
The Mya arenaria isolate MELC-2E11 chromosome 12, ASM2691426v1 DNA segment above includes these coding regions:
- the LOC128211162 gene encoding acanthoscurrin-1-like, giving the protein MMKSVILAAALLCAALATPPYYGGGRGYGGGSYGGLYGGGGYGGGGYGGLYGGGGYGGLYGGYGGGYGGGYGGGYGSGYGGGYGGGYGGLGGMYGGYGGGYGGLGGGYGMYGGGGMYGGGGYGGLYGGYGGGLGGYGGGYGGGYGGGYGRYTKGKKY